The genomic DNA AAGATCGAGATCGGCAGCTACCAGGGCATCCGCCACCGTCTCGGTCTCCCGGTTCGCGGTCAGCGCACCCACACCAACGCCCGCACCCGCAAGGGTCCGCGCCGCGCTGTCGGCGGCATCCGCAAGCATCAGCGCAAGACTTGAGGGAGCACTGATCATGGCAGCACCCAAGAAGGGGCGCGCGAAGAAGCGCGAGCGGAAGAACGTCGCCCACGCCCAGGTCCACATCACGTCGAGCTTCAACAACACGATCATCACGTTCACCGATCCGCAGGGGAACGTGATCGCGTGGAGCTCCGGCGGGAACGCAGGCTTCAAAGGCAGCCGCAAGAGCACCCCGTTCGCGTCGCAGCTCGCCGCCGAGCAGGCCACCAAAGCCGCCTACGAC from Actinomycetota bacterium includes the following:
- the rpsM gene encoding 30S ribosomal protein S13; translation: KIEIGSYQGIRHRLGLPVRGQRTHTNARTRKGPRRAVGGIRKHQRKT
- the rpsK gene encoding 30S ribosomal protein S11 → MAAPKKGRAKKRERKNVAHAQVHITSSFNNTIITFTDPQGNVIAWSSGGNAGFKGSRKSTPFASQLAAEQATKAAYDHGVRKVDVLVRGPGAGRETAIRTLAAQGLEVLSIKDITPVPHNGCRPPKRRRV